The window GGCGAGGTCCTCGACCGGACCGGTGGAGAGGTTGTGGCGGGTGGTCGGGTGCCCGGCGAAGCGCAACTCCGGCCCGAACGCCATGATGTTGACGACGGGCCCGAAGAACCGCCGCCCGTCCTGCGGCCAGTCCAGCTCCCGGCGCAGGTCCTCACCGCGCAGGCGCTGGTGGGCCAGCAGTTCGCGGGTGGCGGTCGCGGTCTGGCGTACGAGGTGGAACGCGGCCGTGTCGGGCCGTACGGACAGGCGCAGCGGGAGCACGTTCGACGCCATGCCCGGCGTGGCGAGTTCCGTCTCGCTCTCGCGGGCGGTGACGGCGAGGCCCAGCACGATGTCCCGGGCTCCGGTGAGCCGGTGCAGATAGGCGGCGGTCGCGGCGAGGACGACACGCGACCAGCGGGTCCCGGCTCGCTCGGCGGCCGCGTGGACCAAGTCACCTGCCGCTTCGGGGAGATGACCGGTGCGGCGCAGGAAGCGGGCGGCGACCTGGGGCGGGCGCGTGGACAAGCCGACGGGGTCGGGGCGGTCGGCGAGGGCGCGGGGCCAGTACGCCTGGTCGGCCGTGTGCCGTTCGCCGGACCGGTATGCCTCGTCGGCGGCGGCCAGTGGGGCGAGCGGCGCGGACTGTGAGGTGTGGGGGGTGCCGGCGATGCGGGCGGTGTAGGCGTCGGCGACCCGGCTCGCGATGAGGGAGCAACTGTAGCCGTCGACGGCGATGTGGTGGTAGCGCTGGTACCAGATCCAGTGGGCGTCCGCGAGCTTCAGCAGCGCGTACCGGAAGAGCGGGGCCCGGTCGAGGTCGAACGGTGTGGCGAAGTCGGCGGCCATCCACGCCTCGGCGGCGGAGCGGGCGTCGGGCTCGTCCGTGAGGTCGAGGACGGGCAGGTCCCAGTCGGGGTCGGCCTCGACGGTCTGGCGCACGGTGTCGTCGGCGGCGGCGAACCGCACCCGCAGCGTCTCGGTGGCGTCCACGACCTGGCGTATCGCGGCCCGGAAGTGCTGTGGGGCGACGGGCCCGTGGATCTCGGTGTACTCGCCCACGTTGTAGGCGGGGCCGGCCGGATCGAGCCGCTGTCCGAACCACATCGAGCGCTGGGCGGCGGACAGGTCCAGGTCCAGTGCGTCGGTCATCGGCCCTCCGCCACGACGACGGAGCCGGCGCCGGTCAGCAGTCGTTGCACCTGCTCGGCGACGTACAGGGGACCCGTGTCGCGGCCCGGCCAGGGGACGCGCAGCCAGGGTTCGGCGGGGATCAGCGTGAGGTCGTGGGCCTGGCGGGCGCGGCCGCCGCCGGTGATGTTGAGGAGCACGAGTTCGTCGCGGCGGACCTGCCCGGCCCGCACCGCGTCGGCCAGCGCGGCGAGGGCGACTCCGGCGCCCGGCTCGATGTCGATGCCCTCGACCTCTTCGAAGAGCGCCATGGCGGCGAGCGCGGACTCGTTGTCGGTACATCGCACGGCGCCGCCGCTCTCGCCGAGCACGTCCCGGACTCCGCCGCGGACGGTGAACGGCGGGCGACGGTTGGTCAGTTCGCGGGCGAGCGGCTCGTGTTCGCGGTGGGCCGGGGCGGGTCCGGTCTCCCGCCAGGCGTCGTACAGCGGCGTGAAGGGCGTGTTCTGGCACATCAGCAGGCGGGGCAGCGCCTCGTCGCCCGTGCGGAGGCGACGTGCCGTCTCGTGCGCGCCGATGGCCCCGGTACCGCTGCCGACGGCCTGTACGTACGTCTCCGGCAGCCGCCCCAGCTCCTCGGCGGCGGCCGGTATGACGGTGCCGAGGCCGTCCCGGCGTCCGACGTTGCGCGCGCCGCCCTCCGCGTGGTGGCCCGGCAGTTGGGCGAGAAGGTCGGCGCAGGCGATCGCGTCGCTGTAGGTGGCGGTGCCGTCGAGGACGACGAGCCGGACACAGGGGTCGAGCGGGGCGGGGAACCGCATCCGCTCCAGGGCGGGGGCGGGCACGACGAGCAGACAGGGCACCCGGTGCCGGCCGGCGGCCCAGGCGAAGGCGGCGGCGGTGTTGCCCGCCGACGGGATCACCAGGACCGGCGGGTCGGCAGGCAGCCTGCCGAGCACGGTGTACGCCTCCAGGTCCTTGAACGTGCAGGTGGGCAGCTGCGCCCCGCGTTCGGGCCAGTGGCCGTTGAAGGCGACCCACAGCCGGTCGAGGCCGATCCGGCGGCCGAGCCGTTCGGCGGGGAGGACGACCGGGCCGGGCACGTCGGGGAAGGTACGCGCCACCGGCAGCAGAGGGGCGTACCGGAACAGCCCGGTGCCTTCACTGCTTTCACCAGCGCGGGTTCCGGTTCCGTCGTACTCGGTGCGCAGAAATGCCGGTTCGTGGCCACGGGGGCAGTCGAGGAGGAGACCGTCGTCCGCGTAACGGGTTCCGCACGAGGAACAGACGAGTGTGTAGTGACGTGTTCCCGGACGCACTCCGGACATCTTCGCTCGCCTTCTGCAGTTCCGCATTTCGCTGATCAATTTGACCGTGCTCTTCAGGAAGGGCGGGCGACGGGCGAATTACCTTTTCACAACGCCGGGTTGACGGATGGGAAGCGCTTACTCATTTCTTACTCGGAACGTCGGACTGTTCAGTTCCGCTTCATCTGCCCTTATCTGCCGGACCGTCGGGAAAGCACATGCCGTGGAGATCATCCGAGGCGCCGCAAGTCGTGAGGAAAGGGTGGCGGAAACATGGGTCATACGCCGATGCATACGACTGCGGGGAAAGGGGTAGAGCTCTCCCCCTGGCTCCCGTCCCAGGTTCCGGTTTCCCTTCTGTCGCCGCATGACGGGGCAGCGAACGGCACGTACCGGGCGCCGTCGCCCGAGTCGCTGCTGACGGCGTATCGAAAGATGGTCCTCGGGCGCCGCTTCGACGAGCAGGCGACCGCGCTCGCCCGGCAGGGCAGGCTCGCGGTGCACCCGTCGAGCCTCGGCCAGGAGGCCTGTCAGGTCGGTGCCGCGCTCGCGCTGCGCGCCACGGACTGGCTGTTCCCCACCTACCGGGACTGCGTGGCGCTGGTCAGCCGGGGCATCGACCCGGTCGAGGCGCTGACGCTGCTGCGCGGCGACGCCCACTGCGGCTACGACCCGCTGCGCCACCGCACCGCACCGCAGTGCACCCCGCTCGCCACCCACGCCGCGCACGCCACCGGACTGGCCCACGCCGAGCGCCTCAAGGGCGTCGACACGGTCGCCCTGGCGCTGGTCGGCGACGGCGCCACCAGCGAGGGCGACTTCCACGAGGCGCTCAATCTGGCGGGCGTGCTGCGCGCGCCGGTGGTCTTCCTCGTGCAGAACAACCGGTACGCCATCTCCGTCCCGCTGTCCGCCCAGTGCGCGGCACCGGGCCTGGCCTACAAGGGCGTCGGCTACGGCGTCCGCGCGGAACAGGTGGACGGCAACGACGCCGCGGCCGTCCTCGCCGTGCTGAGTACGGCGATCGAGGACGCGCGGGCGGGCGGCGGACCGTGGCTGGTCGAGGCGCACACCTACCGCCTGGGCCCGCACACCAGCGCCGACGACCCCTCCCGGTACCGCCCGGCCGAGGAGGCCGAGCACTGGCGCCGGCGCGACCCGATCACCCGCCTGGAGTCCGCCCTGCGCGAGCGCGGCGTGCTGGCCCCCGAGGCCGCCGAGTCCGCGACCGCCGAGGCGGAGGCGTACGCCGCCGACCTGCGCGCACGGTTCACCGAGGACCCCGAGCTGAACCCCCTGACCCTGTTCGACCACGTCTTCGCCTCGCCGCCTCCGCACCTGACCGATCAACGCGCCGCGCTGCGCGTCGAGTTGGAGGGACGCTGACATGACGACGACTGTGGCGATGGCGCAGGCGCTCAACGCCGCCCTGCGGGACGCGCTCGGCGCGGACGAGCGCGTCGTGGTCTTCGGCGAGGACGTCGGCCGCCTCGGCGGCGTCTTCCGGGTCACCGACGGGCTCACCGAGGAGTTCGGCGACCGGCGCTGCTTCGACACCCCCGTCAGCGAGGCCGGCATCGCGGGCCTCGCGGTCGGCATGGCGATGGCCGGGTTCCGACCGGTGGTGGAGATGCAGTTCGACGCGTTCGCCTACCCGGCGTTCGAGCAGATCGCCTCCCACATGGCCAAGATGCGCAACCGAACCCGAGGTGCGCTCCCCCTGCCGCTGGTCGTCCGGATCCCGTACGGCGGCGGCATCGGCGGCGTGGAGCACCACAGCGACTCCAGTGAGGCGTACTACGCGCACACGGCCGGTCTGAAGGTGGTGACGCCGGCGACGGCCGCCGACGCCTACTCCCTGCTGCGCGAGGCGATCGACGACCCGGACCCGGTGATCTTCCTGGAGCCCAAGCGCCACTACTGGACCAAGGAGACGCTCCGACTCCCGTCCCGCACCGAGCCGTTCGGCACCGCCGCGATACGCCGGCCCGGGAGCGACGCGACGTTGGTGGCGTACGGCCCCTGCGTCGCCGTCGCCCTGGAGGCGGCCCGGGCGGCCGAGGCCGAGGGCCTCGACGTGGAGGTGCTGGACCTGCGCACCCTCGTCCCGCTGGACGACCGTACGCTCACCGCGTCGGTACGCCGCACCGCCCGCTGCGTGATCGTGCACGAGGCACAGGGCTTCGCCGGGGTCGGCGCCGAGATCGCGGCCCGGGTGCAGGAGCGGTGCTTCGACGCGCTGGTCGCACCGGTGCTGCGGGTCACCGGCTTCGACATCCCGTATCCGCCCCCGCTGCTGGAGGACGCGCATCTGCCGGTCGCCGGGCGGGTGTTGGAGGCCCTGCGCCGACTGCTGCCGGGCGGCATCGTGCAACGGCCCCGTCAAGTCGCGCCCGCTGCCGCCGACTCGACCGGCCACACCTTCCATCTGCCCGATCTGGGCGAGGGGTTGGCGGACGCCGAGGTGCTGGAGTGGATGGTCGCGGTGGGCGACGCGGTCCGGCAGGACCAGGTCGTGGCCGAGGTGGAGACGGCCAAGTCGGTGGTGACGCTGCCGAGTCCGTACGCGGGGACGGTGACGGCCCTGCACTGCCGGGCGGGCGAGACCGTGCGGGTGGGGGCGCCGTTGCTGACGGTGACTCAACCCGCCTCGGAGGAACCGGGTTCAGGGGCCGTACTCACCGGTTACGGGACGAACGGGGCGCGGTGGTCCGCACCGGCATCCACCGCCACCGCCACGGGCTCCGCCACGGCCACGGGCACCGCGGACACGCCGATCCGCCCGTCGGGCACGGACACCCGCACGCAGCTCGACGCCACCGCCGACAAATACCTCCGCAGTCACCGCGACACGCCCGCCGTCACCATCTGGGCGGACGCCGACGTCACGAACCTCCTCGCCGCCCGCGCCACCCGTGGCACAGGCCTGCTGCCGCTGCTCGCGCAGGCGTGTCTGGCCGGGCTCGCCGCCTTCCCCGTCCTCAACGCCCGTGTCGACACCGGCCGCGGGGAGATCGTCCGCCTTCCCGACGTGCACCTCGGCTTCGCCGCGCAGACCGCCCACGGCCTGGTCGTCCCCGTGGTCCGGGACGCGCACCGGCTCACCCTGGACGACCTCGCGGCCGAACTGCGCCGCCTGACCGGCCTCGCCCGCGAGGACGCCCTCCCCCTGGAACACCGGACCGGCGGCACCTTCACCCTGAACAACTACGGCCCCCTCGGCGTCGACGGCGCCACACCGATCCTCAACCACCCCCAGTCCGCGATGCTCGGCGTCGGCCGCATCACGGACCGCCCCTGGGCGGTGGACGGCCGCGTGGAGGTGCGCAAGGTCGTCACCGTGTCGCTCACTTTCGACCACCGGGTGTGCGACGGGGGCACCGCGGCCGGATTCCTGCGCCATGTCACCGACCACCTTGTCACCGACCGTCTAGTCACCGGCCCGGCGACTGACGGCGGCTGACTCACCGGCGGCTCTCGGGAGAGCGGCGGTCCGCCCTGCGCTGTGCCAGCCACAGGGCGACCTCCTCCGAGATCGGCTGCCCGGTCTCCAGTTCGACGAAGCCGAACTGGCCGCCCTGGTTGCACTCCAGGAACCACCAGATGCCGTGCTCGTCCTCGGCGAAGTCGAAGGCGGCGTACGCCAGTCCGCCGAGGGTGACGTAGTCGTGCACCGACTTGCCGATGCGTTCGGGGACCGGGACCGGCTCCCAGACGTGCCCGGTGTCGCCGTAGCGTCCGTCGACCTGGCCGGGTTCGGCGGTCTTCCGCGCGGCGAACAGCCGGGTGCCGACACTGGTCAGCCGGATGTCGGCCCGCTTGGGTACGTACCGCTGCAGCAGCGCGGGCCCGGCCGCGACCGCGGAGAAGTCCGCGCCGGGGCCGACGAGGGTGGTGGGCAGGGCCAGCCCGGGGTCACCGGGCGGCGGCCCCGAGGCGGACTTCACCACCACGTCCCGGTACTCCTCGGCGAACTCCCGTGCCAGCCGGGGTGACGTGGTGAAGACCGTCGGCGGTACGGCGAAGCCGCTGAGGTGGGCGACCCTCAACTGCCAGGGTTTCAGCCGGGCTTGGTCGGCGTTGCGCGGATGGTTCATCCACCGTGCGGCGGCGGAGTGGAGCATCCCGTACAGCGCCTGCCGGGTCTCGGCGGTCAGCCACGGTGAGGGATGCGCGGCGTGCGCGGCCGGTTCGCCGGGCCTGCGCACCCATATGGAGCGCAGGCCTCCCATGCTGAGCACATGTCCGTTGACCGACAGGTGCCCGTCGAAGTCACCATGGGCGTAGTCGGCGGACAGCACGGCCTTGCCCGGCAGGTCGGCGGGGTCCAGCCGCATCACGGGAGTCCCTGTCCCGTGCAGCCTGGCCACCACCATGTCGGCGGTCACGTCCTCTTCGGACGTCAGGATCAGTACGGTCATTCGCGTACGGGTCGTCAGTCGTCGAAGTGGGTCGCGGATCCGGCGGTGGACGTCGTCGTGCCGACCGCGAGCAGCAGGTCCGGGTCACTGATGGCGGGGCGGCCGTCGGGCAGCACGTTCAGCTGGCGGGCCGGGTCGAAGTGATAGGGCGTCACCGCGTTCGGAAGCCCTCTGGGGAAGGCGTAGTTGAGGGTGAACGGTCGCATGGTGAGCCTCCAATGCAGTGCAGTGAATTACCGTCACTTACGCACTGCTTGTGTAAGGAATTCATCACTTTCCGCCACATCGGCGTGAAGACCGTCACACCCTTCACCGGATTCCCTGACTCCTCACAGGAGTCCTTGACGCTGAACCGTTTCATCGCTTCTCTCGAAACGCAGTTCTTCATGGGAGCGCTCCCAACCTCCACGTGAAAGGGATCCCCGTGCAGACACCCCCGCACCCCGGACGCGCCCTTTCGGTCCTCCTCACCGCCGCGCTCGTCGCCTGTCTGCTGTCGCTGTCCTGGGCGGGCGGCTCTGCGGCGCGGGCCGCGGCCGGCGACGGCTCGGTGTCCGACCCCAACATCGTCTACGTGGGCCGCTGGGACACGAGTTCGGGCACCGCCGCCGTGCCCCAGTGGTCCGGCGCGTACCTCCAGACGGCGTTCACCGGCACCACGGTGAAGGTCAGGGCGAGGGACGCGGTCAACTTCTACGCGAGCGTCGACGGCGGACCCGACGTCTTCCACGCGGGCGTGCGCGGGACCGTGAACCTCACTCCCCAACCCCTGTCCTCCGGCACCCACACCCTGCGGATCTCCTACCGCTCCGGCGACACCGTCTTCCAGGGTCTGGTGCTGGACCCCGGAGCCCGCACGGTCGGTCCGGCCATACCGTCCGGGCTGGTCGAGTTCGTCGGGGACTCCATCACCGCCGGCGCCCTCACCGACCGGCTGGCGCTCGACTCGTACGCCTGGAAGACCGGCGAGCGGCTGGGGATGCGGCACACCCGGATCGCCCGCGCGGGCTACTGCCTGGTCGCCCAGTCCGGTTGTACGGGCCTGAGCAGCCAGTACTTCAGGACCGGCAGCACCGGCGAGCAGAGCTGGGACTTCTCCCGCTACGGGGTGAGCGCGGTCGTCATCAACCTGGGCACCAACGACATCGGCCACGGCGTGTCCGGACCCGCCTTCCAGACGGCGTACACCAAGTTCCTGGGCGACCTGCGCGCCAAGCACCCCGAGGCGCACCTCTTCGCCGTGCAGACGCTCAAGAAGCGCTATGTGACGGAGACCAGGGCCGCCGTCAGCGCCCGCAACAGCTCCGGCGACGCCAAGGTGCACTACGTCGACACCACGGGCTGGCTCACCGACGGCACCGACTACGAGGACGGCAACGGCCATCCCAACGAGGCGGGGCACACCAAGTTCGCCGCCCGACTGGCGCCCGTCATCGCCGCCCGGCTGGGCAGCGTCGCCGGTGTGTCCGCCCAGGCGGCCGCTCCCGGCGGACCCGGCGACCCCCACATCAGGTTCGTCGGCCGCTGGGACACCCGGAGCTCCAGCACCCTCTACACGCCGTACTGGGCCGGCGCGTACTACCGGGTCGGCTTCACCGGCCGGACGGTCAAGCTCAAGCAGCGCAACACCATCGACTTCTGGGCGCGCATCGACAACGGGCCGGTGGAGTTCTACGACGACGTCAAGGGCACGGTGGACCTGACCCCGACGGCGCTGGCCTCCGGCAACCACACCCTTCAGGTCAACTACCAGGTGGTCGCCGGCTCGTACCGCGGCGACGCCGTCTTCCAGGGGCTGGTCCTCGACAGCGGCGCGACCACCTTCGCGCCGTCGGCCCCGGCCAAGGTGATCGAGTTCGTCGGCGACTCGATCACGGTGGGCACCACCACCTCGCAGAACGCCCGTACCGCGTACGGCTGGCTGATCGGCGAGCGGCTCGGCACCGAGCACACCCAGGTCGCCCAGGGCGGTGCCTGTCTGGTGGCCACGGCAGACGGATGCGTGGGCCTGGAGCAGCAGTTCACCAGGCTCGATCCCAACTCACCCACGCCCGACTGGGACTTCACCCGCTACCAGGCGGACGCCGTCGTCATCAATCTCGGCACCAACGACGTGGGCCACGGCGTCAGCTCCACCCAGTTCCAGTCGGCTTACACCAGCCTGCTGCGCAAGGTCCGCGCCGCTTATCCCCGGGCCTGGATCTTCGCGCTGGAGACCTTCCGCGGCCGCTACGTCCCGCAGACCGAAGCGGCCGTCAAGGCGGCCGTCGACGGCGGCGACAGCCGCGTCTCCTTCGTCGACACGACGGGCTGGCTGGGCTCGGGCGATCTGACGGACTCCGTCCACCCGAACGACCAGGGCCACCGCGTCATCGCCGACCGCCTGGCACCGATCATCGCGGCGAGAATCGGCGGCTGACCGCGCCGGTCATCCCTGCGAGGCAACGACAGACGTCATCTCAGGGCATCGGCATTCCTCCGCCCTGGAGTCGTTCCAGGTCGGAGGGGCGGACCTGGATGACGAGGAGGGCGATCACCGCGGCGATCGCGGTGAAGATCGCGGCCATGATGAAGGCGGCGGAGACTCCGGCGGTGAGGACCTCGTCGCCCCAGGGTGGCGGGAGCTGGCCGGTGCGTTCGAAGCTCAGCCGCTCCGCTGGGGTCGCGTCGGCCCGGAAGGCGGCCATCTGTTCGTCCATCTCGTTGCCGCTGGCCGTACCGAACACCGTGACCAGGATGGACAGCCCGAGGGAACCACCCACCTGCTGGGTGGCGTTGAGCAGTCCGGAGGCCGCGCCCGTCTCCCGGGTGGCCACGTTGGACAGCGCCATCAGGGTCAGGGACACGAACTCCATGCCCATACCGAGGCTGAAGACGAGGATCGGGCCGAGGATGCTGCCCGCGTAGGTGGAGTGGACGTCGGTCAGGGTCAGCCAGGCGAGGCCGGCGGCGGCCAGGATCGCGCCGGTCACCATGAAGGGCTTGGGCCCGTACTTCGGCAGGAGTTGGGAGGCGAGCCCCGCGCCCACCGCGATGACGGCGCTCACCGGCAGGAAGGCCAGCCCGGCCTGGAGCGGGCTGAAGTCCAGCACGTTCTGGACGAAGAGGGTGAGGAAGAAGAACATGCCGAAGATCGCGGCGGCGAGGCTCAGCATCATGCCGTAGGTGCCCGCCCGGTTGCGGTCGGCGAACATGTGCAGCGGTGTGATCGGCTGCCGGGAGCGCCGCTCGATCAGGATGAACGCCAGCAGGACGACGACGGCCGCCCCGAACGCGGCCAGGGTGAGCGGGTCCCGCCAGCCGTCCTGCGCGGCCCGGATGAACCCATACACCAGCAGCACCATGCCGATGGTGGAGGCCAGTGCGCCCGCCAGGTCGAAGTGACCGGGGTGGCGCTCGGACTCCCGGATCCAGCGCGGCGTGGCGAGCGCGATGAGCAGCCCGATCGGCACGTTGACGAACAGCACCCAGCGC of the Streptomyces sp. T12 genome contains:
- a CDS encoding cysteate synthase, which translates into the protein MSGVRPGTRHYTLVCSSCGTRYADDGLLLDCPRGHEPAFLRTEYDGTGTRAGESSEGTGLFRYAPLLPVARTFPDVPGPVVLPAERLGRRIGLDRLWVAFNGHWPERGAQLPTCTFKDLEAYTVLGRLPADPPVLVIPSAGNTAAAFAWAAGRHRVPCLLVVPAPALERMRFPAPLDPCVRLVVLDGTATYSDAIACADLLAQLPGHHAEGGARNVGRRDGLGTVIPAAAEELGRLPETYVQAVGSGTGAIGAHETARRLRTGDEALPRLLMCQNTPFTPLYDAWRETGPAPAHREHEPLARELTNRRPPFTVRGGVRDVLGESGGAVRCTDNESALAAMALFEEVEGIDIEPGAGVALAALADAVRAGQVRRDELVLLNITGGGRARQAHDLTLIPAEPWLRVPWPGRDTGPLYVAEQVQRLLTGAGSVVVAEGR
- a CDS encoding thiamine pyrophosphate-dependent dehydrogenase E1 component subunit alpha; protein product: MHTTAGKGVELSPWLPSQVPVSLLSPHDGAANGTYRAPSPESLLTAYRKMVLGRRFDEQATALARQGRLAVHPSSLGQEACQVGAALALRATDWLFPTYRDCVALVSRGIDPVEALTLLRGDAHCGYDPLRHRTAPQCTPLATHAAHATGLAHAERLKGVDTVALALVGDGATSEGDFHEALNLAGVLRAPVVFLVQNNRYAISVPLSAQCAAPGLAYKGVGYGVRAEQVDGNDAAAVLAVLSTAIEDARAGGGPWLVEAHTYRLGPHTSADDPSRYRPAEEAEHWRRRDPITRLESALRERGVLAPEAAESATAEAEAYAADLRARFTEDPELNPLTLFDHVFASPPPHLTDQRAALRVELEGR
- a CDS encoding GDSL-type esterase/lipase family protein — protein: MQTPPHPGRALSVLLTAALVACLLSLSWAGGSAARAAAGDGSVSDPNIVYVGRWDTSSGTAAVPQWSGAYLQTAFTGTTVKVRARDAVNFYASVDGGPDVFHAGVRGTVNLTPQPLSSGTHTLRISYRSGDTVFQGLVLDPGARTVGPAIPSGLVEFVGDSITAGALTDRLALDSYAWKTGERLGMRHTRIARAGYCLVAQSGCTGLSSQYFRTGSTGEQSWDFSRYGVSAVVINLGTNDIGHGVSGPAFQTAYTKFLGDLRAKHPEAHLFAVQTLKKRYVTETRAAVSARNSSGDAKVHYVDTTGWLTDGTDYEDGNGHPNEAGHTKFAARLAPVIAARLGSVAGVSAQAAAPGGPGDPHIRFVGRWDTRSSSTLYTPYWAGAYYRVGFTGRTVKLKQRNTIDFWARIDNGPVEFYDDVKGTVDLTPTALASGNHTLQVNYQVVAGSYRGDAVFQGLVLDSGATTFAPSAPAKVIEFVGDSITVGTTTSQNARTAYGWLIGERLGTEHTQVAQGGACLVATADGCVGLEQQFTRLDPNSPTPDWDFTRYQADAVVINLGTNDVGHGVSSTQFQSAYTSLLRKVRAAYPRAWIFALETFRGRYVPQTEAAVKAAVDGGDSRVSFVDTTGWLGSGDLTDSVHPNDQGHRVIADRLAPIIAARIGG
- a CDS encoding MFS transporter, with protein sequence MALLVIASCQLMVVLDITIVNIALPDIQRSLDFSTTSLSWVINAYTLTFGGLLLLGGRMGDILGRRRVFIFGVLLFVLASLLGGMSQNEWQLLAARALQGVGGAIASPTSLALISTTFREGPDRNRAFGVFAAVSAGGGAIGLLAGGILVEWLNWRWVLFVNVPIGLLIALATPRWIRESERHPGHFDLAGALASTIGMVLLVYGFIRAAQDGWRDPLTLAAFGAAVVVLLAFILIERRSRQPITPLHMFADRNRAGTYGMMLSLAAAIFGMFFFLTLFVQNVLDFSPLQAGLAFLPVSAVIAVGAGLASQLLPKYGPKPFMVTGAILAAAGLAWLTLTDVHSTYAGSILGPILVFSLGMGMEFVSLTLMALSNVATRETGAASGLLNATQQVGGSLGLSILVTVFGTASGNEMDEQMAAFRADATPAERLSFERTGQLPPPWGDEVLTAGVSAAFIMAAIFTAIAAVIALLVIQVRPSDLERLQGGGMPMP
- a CDS encoding MvdC/MvdD family ATP grasp protein, with protein sequence MTVLILTSEEDVTADMVVARLHGTGTPVMRLDPADLPGKAVLSADYAHGDFDGHLSVNGHVLSMGGLRSIWVRRPGEPAAHAAHPSPWLTAETRQALYGMLHSAAARWMNHPRNADQARLKPWQLRVAHLSGFAVPPTVFTTSPRLAREFAEEYRDVVVKSASGPPPGDPGLALPTTLVGPGADFSAVAAGPALLQRYVPKRADIRLTSVGTRLFAARKTAEPGQVDGRYGDTGHVWEPVPVPERIGKSVHDYVTLGGLAYAAFDFAEDEHGIWWFLECNQGGQFGFVELETGQPISEEVALWLAQRRADRRSPESRR
- a CDS encoding 2-oxo acid dehydrogenase subunit E2, with the translated sequence MTTTVAMAQALNAALRDALGADERVVVFGEDVGRLGGVFRVTDGLTEEFGDRRCFDTPVSEAGIAGLAVGMAMAGFRPVVEMQFDAFAYPAFEQIASHMAKMRNRTRGALPLPLVVRIPYGGGIGGVEHHSDSSEAYYAHTAGLKVVTPATAADAYSLLREAIDDPDPVIFLEPKRHYWTKETLRLPSRTEPFGTAAIRRPGSDATLVAYGPCVAVALEAARAAEAEGLDVEVLDLRTLVPLDDRTLTASVRRTARCVIVHEAQGFAGVGAEIAARVQERCFDALVAPVLRVTGFDIPYPPPLLEDAHLPVAGRVLEALRRLLPGGIVQRPRQVAPAAADSTGHTFHLPDLGEGLADAEVLEWMVAVGDAVRQDQVVAEVETAKSVVTLPSPYAGTVTALHCRAGETVRVGAPLLTVTQPASEEPGSGAVLTGYGTNGARWSAPASTATATGSATATGTADTPIRPSGTDTRTQLDATADKYLRSHRDTPAVTIWADADVTNLLAARATRGTGLLPLLAQACLAGLAAFPVLNARVDTGRGEIVRLPDVHLGFAAQTAHGLVVPVVRDAHRLTLDDLAAELRRLTGLAREDALPLEHRTGGTFTLNNYGPLGVDGATPILNHPQSAMLGVGRITDRPWAVDGRVEVRKVVTVSLTFDHRVCDGGTAAGFLRHVTDHLVTDRLVTGPATDGG
- the tgmA gene encoding putative ATP-grasp-modified RiPP; its protein translation is MRPFTLNYAFPRGLPNAVTPYHFDPARQLNVLPDGRPAISDPDLLLAVGTTTSTAGSATHFDD